One region of Pseudanabaena sp. BC1403 genomic DNA includes:
- a CDS encoding CHAT domain-containing protein, translated as MAGLIAICCKLEINKVPDYLKQIPQGTVLLYPLILGDQLEIIFFAPNSLPISRTVKISKSKLESLITEYRSGLLDAGSEDVKDASKALYDVLIKPIEGELITAKAETILYAPDGILRYVPLSALYDGKQWLAEKYKVSNLIAYSLSDFSPQPKNQPNILAGAFGGNTGTKKFGQSALPDTLTEVQAIASSFPNSVTLTEDNFSRQAIESKFKNHNILHLATHAEFNTGSPDNSFIIFGNGDKIRLGEIADWQIPNIDLIILSACQTGVGKLGDGVEILGFGYQVQKAGAKNAIASLWSVSDEGTQVLMEAFYRELKKGDVTSTEALHRAQVALIKSPKYNHPNYWSAFFAIGNGL; from the coding sequence GTGGCGGGTTTGATCGCAATTTGCTGTAAGTTAGAGATCAATAAAGTCCCAGACTATCTCAAACAAATTCCACAGGGAACAGTATTACTCTATCCATTGATTTTAGGCGATCAGTTGGAGATAATTTTCTTCGCGCCCAACAGTCTCCCCATCAGTCGCACCGTTAAGATCTCCAAGTCTAAGCTTGAATCATTGATCACTGAATATAGATCTGGGTTGCTTGATGCTGGTTCTGAGGATGTCAAGGATGCTTCTAAAGCTCTCTATGATGTGCTGATTAAACCGATTGAAGGCGAACTGATTACAGCCAAAGCGGAGACAATTCTTTATGCTCCTGATGGCATATTACGCTATGTTCCCCTTTCCGCTCTCTATGACGGTAAACAATGGCTTGCAGAAAAATATAAGGTTAGTAACCTGATCGCCTACAGTCTCTCCGACTTTTCTCCACAGCCAAAAAACCAACCCAATATTCTCGCGGGAGCATTTGGAGGCAATACAGGCACGAAAAAGTTTGGACAAAGTGCATTGCCTGACACACTTACTGAAGTTCAAGCGATCGCAAGTTCTTTCCCAAACTCAGTAACTCTCACCGAAGACAACTTCAGTCGCCAAGCGATCGAGTCTAAATTCAAAAATCACAACATTCTCCATCTTGCTACCCATGCTGAGTTTAATACTGGTTCACCTGATAACTCCTTCATCATTTTTGGCAATGGTGACAAAATCCGTCTCGGTGAAATCGCTGATTGGCAGATCCCAAATATCGATTTGATTATATTGAGTGCTTGTCAGACTGGAGTCGGCAAGCTTGGCGATGGGGTAGAAATCTTGGGTTTTGGTTATCAAGTCCAAAAAGCTGGTGCAAAAAATGCGATCGCTTCTCTCTGGTCTGTCAGTGATGAAGGTACTCAAGTCCTAATGGAAGCTTTTTATCGCGAACTCAAAAAAGGCGATGTCACTTCCACTGAGGCTTTACATAGAGCGCAAGTTGCTCTGATTAAATCACCAAAATACAACCATCCCAATTATTGGTCAGCATTTTTTGCGATCGGCAATGGATTGTAA